The Candidatus Bathyarchaeota archaeon genomic interval GGGCACCTTAAAAGAAACTGGCCGAAGCGAGTACTATCAATACGACCTTTCCCCGGAAGGCGAGCAGTTGGTCCTCGAGCTCTCCAAAGAAGCCTAAAAACTGCTGCATCTTATTCCGTGCCTGTTTTGAGTACTTCATTTTGCGGGGGGTGCTTTTCTTTATTCCCCGCGATGTCTACTAAGCGTGATATGAAAATGGCGATAAACAACGTGCCAATAACTGGCTCTAACATTACCAGCGACTGCGCCTGCAAAGTGTTAGGCGTCATAAGCCCCCCGATGGTAGTTAACGCGTAATAGCTAAAATAGATAAAATTAGAAAAATCGCTCTTAGGCGGAATCGCTGAACTCGAAAAAGAACCCGGCGCATATATCTCAATCAAACGGTAAACCGAAGCGAAAGCTAACCCGATTAAAAGATAAGTCGAAACCCCGCCCCAGATGAAATCCATTTCAACAGTTTTTTTGCGTGTTGTTCTGATTATATTGATGAAAATCAAAACGCCAATGAGTGAGAAAGAAATGGCTGTGAAAAACCGTACGAGTTCTTCGCTGCGCATGCTTCCTTGAATCGTAAAGAACCAAACAAACGCTAAAGTCACCAAAACTACCCGTAGGGTGATGGAGCCGATTGTTTTTTCTTGTTTCACCGAAAACCCCGCAATAACCAGCACCACTGATACAATGGCTGAAAGAAAAATCTGCCCAAAATAGCCTTGACTATAGGGGATGAAAAGCAGATAAACTATGATGAAGAACACTAAGATGAAGTATTTTGAACCATAAACTCGCTCCTTAGCGCTGCGTAAAATGGAGGGTGCTATTTGAATCACCTAAAAACAGAAGACGACTCTACAAGAGTCCTATTAGCGCTGAATCATTTAAGCATTCATGGCTGCTATAATTGCTCCGCCGCCGCTGAATCGTTAACTTGCTGTCGGGGGTTATTGTTGGCAACGAAAAGTTAATCAACACAGACCAAAACAATCGTCAACTAAATCGGTGAACTGTATGGCTGTAGTTGTTAGGGACTCCTGTATTGAGGGCAAGGGCGTTTTTGCTACTCGCGATTTCAAAAAAGGCGAAACAGTGATAAAATGGGACACCTCAAAGCAAATTACACCCGCCGAAGCAGA includes:
- a CDS encoding ion channel; this encodes MIQIAPSILRSAKERVYGSKYFILVFFIIVYLLFIPYSQGYFGQIFLSAIVSVVLVIAGFSVKQEKTIGSITLRVVLVTLAFVWFFTIQGSMRSEELVRFFTAISFSLIGVLIFINIIRTTRKKTVEMDFIWGGVSTYLLIGLAFASVYRLIEIYAPGSFSSSAIPPKSDFSNFIYFSYYALTTIGGLMTPNTLQAQSLVMLEPVIGTLFIAIFISRLVDIAGNKEKHPPQNEVLKTGTE